A single region of the Oculatellaceae cyanobacterium genome encodes:
- a CDS encoding ATP-binding protein, with product MTNDECIQADVEQLKSQIVNLQELLEVYQKSAIDKAEKLERSHEELQETQAKLIHAEKMSSLGQMVAGVAHEINNPVNFIYGNIEHINNYMQDLLSLLEIYQEQYPNPTSTIQDEIEEIDLDFLTEDLPKTLSSMKMGADRIRKIVLSLRNFSRLDESEAKAVNIAEGIDNTLLILNYRIKQGIEVIKNYGDLPLVECFPAQLNQVFMNILSNAIDALLEEESLPKKQIVINTEIIDQQQVKVRIRDNGPGIPKDVKSKLFDPFFTTKPVGKGTGLGLSICNDIIEKHGGSIELISEIGQGTEFVIILPSQQNNN from the coding sequence ATGACAAACGATGAGTGCATACAAGCAGATGTTGAGCAACTGAAATCTCAGATAGTTAACCTCCAAGAGTTGCTGGAAGTATATCAAAAGTCAGCCATAGACAAAGCTGAAAAACTAGAGCGATCGCACGAAGAATTACAGGAAACCCAGGCAAAATTAATTCACGCCGAAAAAATGTCTAGCCTCGGTCAGATGGTAGCAGGGGTTGCCCATGAAATTAACAATCCAGTTAACTTCATCTACGGCAACATTGAGCATATAAACAACTATATGCAAGATTTGCTGTCATTACTGGAAATTTATCAAGAGCAATACCCTAATCCTACCTCAACAATTCAGGATGAAATTGAAGAAATTGATTTAGATTTTCTCACCGAAGATTTACCTAAAACTCTATCTTCAATGAAAATGGGCGCTGACCGCATTCGCAAGATTGTGTTATCTTTGCGTAACTTTTCTCGTCTTGATGAATCTGAAGCTAAGGCAGTGAATATTGCCGAAGGTATTGACAATACTTTATTAATTTTGAATTATCGAATTAAGCAGGGAATTGAAGTAATTAAGAATTATGGTGATTTACCTTTGGTTGAGTGCTTTCCGGCTCAACTAAATCAGGTTTTTATGAATATTCTTAGCAACGCTATTGATGCACTGCTAGAGGAAGAATCTTTGCCCAAAAAACAAATTGTGATTAATACCGAAATAATTGATCAGCAGCAAGTTAAGGTGAGAATTCGAGATAATGGCCCTGGTATTCCAAAAGATGTAAAAAGTAAGCTGTTTGATCCATTTTTCACAACCAAGCCTGTAGGGAAAGGTACGGGTTTGGGGCTATCGATCTGTAATGACATTATTGAAAAACACGGCGGTAGCATTGAGTTAATTTCCGAGATTGGTCAAGGTACGGAATTTGTAATTATTTTGCCAAGCCAACAGAATAACAATTAA
- a CDS encoding tetratricopeptide repeat protein, which translates to MKNQQSTIYRALECRPDSFRDWYQQGNTLRDWGRYWEAIASYEKALEYEPHSYWVWYWRGNVLDNLREYTKALASYDQALVIHPQDYWAWYKRGNTLIELGRYEDALVSYDQALSIRPNDYWAWYSRGRLALFSLGWYKEAIACFDIALEIRPQDYWSCYRRGEVLQQLGKFEDAIASFDQAISD; encoded by the coding sequence ATGAAGAATCAACAATCAACTATTTATAGGGCTTTAGAGTGCCGTCCTGATAGTTTTCGGGATTGGTATCAGCAAGGTAATACGCTAAGGGATTGGGGTCGTTATTGGGAAGCGATCGCCAGCTATGAAAAAGCGTTAGAGTACGAACCACATAGTTATTGGGTGTGGTATTGGCGGGGTAATGTATTAGATAATTTGAGAGAATATACAAAGGCGTTAGCTAGTTACGATCAAGCTTTAGTTATCCACCCACAAGATTATTGGGCGTGGTATAAGCGGGGTAATACGTTGATAGAGTTAGGGCGCTATGAAGATGCTCTTGTTAGTTATGATCAAGCTCTAAGTATTCGACCAAATGATTATTGGGCTTGGTATAGTCGAGGGCGGTTAGCACTATTTAGTTTAGGTTGGTATAAGGAAGCGATCGCTTGTTTTGATATTGCTTTAGAAATTCGCCCCCAAGATTATTGGAGTTGCTATCGACGTGGTGAGGTGCTGCAACAATTGGGTAAATTTGAGGATGCGATCGCATCTTTTGACCAAGCGATTAGCGATTAG
- a CDS encoding carboxypeptidase M32, whose translation MQKTVEKTEPKLQELKTRLTEIRDIEAATSVLDWDQATYMPNGGAAARGRQIATLRQIAHKKFTSPTIKQLLEDLRPYAQSLPEDSTEASLIRITNRQYDRAVRVPSEFMAKLSRHRAESYAAWAEARSENNFAAVQPFLEKTLEYSRELTNFFPGYQHIADPLIDMADYGMKADALRSLFSELRSQLVPIADAITSQAPADDSSLYQNFPEAQQLAFTEKLIAQMGYDFQRGRQDKTLHPFTTSFSIGDVRITTRVYENHIGQALFSSIHEMGHAMYEQGISPEFEGTPLADGTSSGVHESQSRLWENLVGRSRSFWKYAYPQLQTIFPNQLGNVSLETFYRGINKVERSLIRTDADEITYNLHVMIRFDLELQMLEGSLAVRDLPDAWNARYQSDLGIVPPNNSEGVMQDVHWYAGMIGGMFQGYTLGNIMSAQFFDAALSNHPEIPTQIEQGDFTTLHNWLKMNIYQHGSKYTADELIQRVTGSPLTIDPFIRYIKQKYGEIYTL comes from the coding sequence ATGCAAAAAACCGTAGAAAAAACCGAACCGAAACTCCAAGAACTCAAAACTCGCCTGACTGAAATTAGAGATATAGAAGCCGCTACCTCCGTACTCGACTGGGATCAAGCTACTTATATGCCCAACGGTGGCGCTGCTGCAAGGGGCAGGCAAATTGCAACCTTACGACAAATTGCCCACAAAAAATTTACGAGTCCAACTATCAAACAACTATTAGAAGACTTACGCCCCTACGCACAAAGCTTACCTGAAGACTCGACGGAAGCAAGCTTAATCCGTATTACCAACAGACAATACGATCGCGCAGTGCGAGTCCCTTCGGAATTTATGGCTAAACTTTCTCGCCATCGTGCAGAAAGCTATGCTGCTTGGGCGGAAGCACGATCAGAAAATAACTTTGCGGCGGTACAACCTTTCTTAGAAAAAACCTTGGAATACAGCCGCGAACTCACTAACTTTTTCCCTGGTTATCAGCATATCGCCGACCCGCTAATTGATATGGCAGATTATGGGATGAAAGCTGACGCACTGCGATCGCTTTTTTCCGAATTGCGATCGCAACTTGTACCCATTGCTGATGCGATCACATCTCAAGCTCCTGCTGATGACTCCAGCTTATACCAAAATTTCCCCGAAGCGCAGCAACTAGCGTTTACCGAAAAACTTATTGCCCAAATGGGTTATGACTTCCAACGGGGAAGACAAGATAAAACCCTGCACCCCTTCACCACTAGCTTTTCTATTGGTGATGTGCGAATAACTACCCGTGTCTACGAAAATCATATCGGTCAAGCCCTTTTTAGCAGTATCCATGAAATGGGTCATGCAATGTATGAACAAGGCATTTCTCCAGAGTTTGAAGGTACACCATTAGCAGATGGAACATCATCCGGTGTTCATGAAAGCCAATCTCGCTTGTGGGAAAACTTAGTTGGGCGCAGCCGCAGTTTTTGGAAATACGCTTATCCCCAGTTGCAAACAATATTTCCTAACCAATTGGGTAACGTTTCCTTAGAAACATTTTATCGGGGAATTAATAAAGTAGAGCGATCGCTCATTCGCACCGATGCTGATGAAATCACATACAATTTGCACGTCATGATCCGTTTTGACTTAGAACTGCAAATGCTTGAAGGCAGTTTAGCCGTGCGAGATCTTCCCGACGCTTGGAATGCACGCTACCAATCAGACTTAGGCATAGTTCCACCTAATAACAGCGAAGGTGTCATGCAAGACGTACATTGGTACGCGGGCATGATTGGGGGAATGTTCCAAGGTTATACCCTGGGCAACATTATGAGCGCCCAATTTTTCGATGCTGCATTAAGCAATCATCCTGAAATTCCCACTCAAATTGAGCAAGGTGATTTTACAACTTTGCATAATTGGCTAAAAATGAATATTTACCAGCATGGCAGTAAATACACAGCCGATGAATTAATTCAGCGTGTTACAGGTAGCCCCTTAACCATTGACCCCTTCATCCGCTATATCAAACAGAAATATGGAGAAATCTACACACTCTGA
- a CDS encoding sucrose synthase yields MSELIQAVIDSNEKTDLRTFASDLRHQEKRYLLRNDILTAFAEYCNHHQKPENFFSSSNLGKLIYYTQEIIREDSNLCLIVRPKIASEEIYRLTEDLTVEQMTIQELLDVRDRFVNHFNPNEGDMLELDFQPFYDYTPTIRDPKNIGKGVQYLNRYLSSKLFQDPKQWLEALFSFLRVHRYNGTQLMINDRIQSAQQLSDQIKKAITFVSERPAEEPFDRLRFVLQLMGFEPGWGNTAGRIHETLELLDQLSDSPDHQSLEAFLSRIPMVFRIVLVSPHGWFGQEGVLGRPDTGGQVVYVLDQARNLEKQLQEDLALAGLDVLNAEPKVIILSRLIANSDGTKCNQRLEKVHGTQNAWILRVPFREFNSKLTQNWITRFEIWPYLETYAIDSERELLAEFQGKPDLIVGNYSDGNLVAFLLSRRLKVTQCNIAHALEKSKYLFSNLYWQESDHNYHFSLHFTADLIAMNAANFIVSSTYQEIVGTPDSVGQYESYKSFTMPDLYHVVHGIELFSPKFNVVPPGVNESVYFPYTRYEDRIESDRDRIEQLLFTQEDPEHIFGKLDDPSKRPLFSMARLDRIKNLTGLAECFGMNEALQERCNLILVAGKLRAEETTDHEERDQIEKLYQIIDQYNLHGKIRWLGVRLPKSDSGEIYRVIADRQGVFVQPALFEAFGLTILEAMITGLPTLATQFGGPLEIIQDKFNGFYINPTHLEETAEKILDFVSKCDMNPNYWYEISTRAIDRVYSTYTWKIHTTKLLSLARIYGFWNFTSKEDREDLLRYLESLFYLLYKPRAKQLMEEHLSR; encoded by the coding sequence ATGTCCGAATTGATTCAGGCTGTGATCGATAGTAATGAAAAAACCGATCTGCGTACTTTTGCTAGTGATTTACGTCATCAGGAAAAACGCTATTTACTTAGAAATGATATTCTCACTGCCTTTGCAGAATATTGTAATCATCATCAAAAACCTGAAAACTTTTTTAGCTCTTCTAATTTAGGCAAATTAATTTATTACACTCAGGAAATCATTAGGGAAGATTCAAACCTGTGCTTAATTGTTCGCCCAAAAATTGCTTCTGAAGAAATATATCGGTTGACAGAAGATTTAACAGTAGAGCAAATGACGATCCAAGAATTATTGGATGTGCGCGATCGCTTCGTCAATCACTTCAATCCTAACGAAGGGGATATGCTCGAACTAGATTTCCAGCCGTTTTATGACTATACCCCCACAATTCGTGACCCCAAAAATATCGGTAAGGGAGTGCAATACCTTAACCGTTATCTCTCTAGCAAATTATTCCAAGATCCCAAACAATGGCTAGAAGCATTATTTAGTTTTCTGCGTGTCCATCGCTACAACGGCACTCAGTTAATGATCAATGATCGGATTCAATCGGCGCAGCAGCTTTCAGATCAAATTAAAAAAGCAATTACCTTTGTCAGTGAGCGTCCCGCCGAAGAACCATTTGACAGATTGCGCTTTGTGCTGCAACTAATGGGTTTTGAGCCTGGTTGGGGTAACACCGCAGGTCGTATACACGAAACCTTAGAACTTTTAGATCAACTCAGTGACTCTCCCGATCACCAAAGCCTAGAAGCCTTTCTTTCCCGCATTCCGATGGTCTTTCGGATCGTCTTGGTATCTCCTCACGGTTGGTTTGGACAAGAAGGAGTCTTAGGGCGACCTGATACTGGTGGTCAGGTGGTATATGTTCTCGACCAAGCTAGAAACTTAGAAAAACAACTGCAAGAAGATCTCGCTTTAGCTGGTTTAGATGTACTAAATGCTGAACCCAAAGTAATTATTCTTTCTAGGTTAATTGCTAATAGTGATGGCACTAAGTGTAACCAACGTTTAGAAAAAGTTCACGGGACGCAAAATGCTTGGATTTTGCGAGTACCTTTCCGCGAATTTAATTCTAAGCTGACTCAAAATTGGATCACTCGCTTTGAAATTTGGCCATATCTAGAAACTTACGCCATTGATTCAGAAAGAGAACTGTTGGCAGAATTTCAAGGTAAACCAGATTTAATTGTAGGTAACTATTCTGATGGAAATTTAGTTGCATTCTTGCTTTCTCGTCGCTTGAAAGTTACTCAATGTAACATTGCTCACGCTTTAGAAAAGTCTAAATATTTGTTTAGTAACCTTTATTGGCAAGAATCAGATCACAATTATCACTTCTCATTACACTTTACTGCTGATTTGATTGCTATGAATGCAGCCAATTTTATAGTCAGCAGTACTTATCAAGAAATTGTCGGCACACCGGATAGTGTGGGGCAGTACGAATCTTATAAGTCTTTTACAATGCCAGATTTGTATCATGTTGTGCATGGCATTGAATTATTTAGCCCCAAATTTAACGTAGTACCACCAGGGGTAAATGAGAGTGTGTACTTCCCCTATACTAGATATGAAGATCGGATTGAGAGCGATCGCGATCGCATTGAACAATTACTCTTTACCCAAGAAGATCCAGAGCACATTTTTGGCAAACTAGACGACCCCAGCAAACGCCCCTTATTTTCAATGGCGCGTCTAGACAGAATTAAAAACCTCACTGGTTTAGCAGAATGCTTTGGTATGAATGAAGCATTGCAAGAACGTTGTAACTTAATTTTAGTTGCTGGTAAGTTACGCGCTGAAGAAACCACCGACCACGAAGAACGCGACCAAATTGAAAAACTTTACCAAATTATTGATCAATACAACCTACATGGCAAAATTCGCTGGTTAGGTGTGCGTTTACCTAAGAGTGATTCTGGTGAAATTTATCGGGTAATTGCAGATCGTCAAGGTGTTTTTGTGCAACCAGCATTGTTTGAAGCTTTTGGTTTAACAATTCTGGAAGCAATGATTACTGGATTACCAACTTTAGCCACTCAGTTTGGGGGGCCATTAGAAATTATCCAAGATAAATTTAATGGTTTTTACATTAACCCAACTCACTTAGAAGAAACAGCAGAAAAAATTCTAGACTTCGTTTCTAAGTGCGATATGAATCCTAACTACTGGTACGAAATTTCCACCCGTGCCATTGACCGTGTTTACAGCACTTATACCTGGAAAATCCACACCACCAAATTGCTATCTTTAGCGCGGATTTACGGTTTCTGGAACTTCACATCCAAAGAAGACCGCGAAGATTTACTGCGTTACTTAGAATCTTTGTTTTACTTGCTTTATAAGCCAAGGGCAAAACAGTTAATGGAAGAACATCTCAGTCGTTAA
- a CDS encoding serine/threonine-protein kinase, with product MTTHHLAMQVCINFSCPKPIDPLNANNPICRHCGSELILQNRYRVVRLLSDQSGFGTVYEVDDGGRLKILKVLKQHYNNNTTALKLFQKEATALSQLNHPGIPKFDNYFQIQLRNSSGGANSPLHCIVMEKIDGFTLEEWQNQRGNKPISQEQAIIWLKQLVEVLKTIHNHSYFHRDIKPSNIMLRPNGQLVLIDFGSIREMTYTYLGKVSGAGNITKLTSAGYTPPEQEKGHAVPQSDFYALARTFVYLLTGKEPNHQAIYNPYKDELIWRGHARGLSPHFADLIDDMMAHQAGNRPKNAQEILQRLNNLSKNIHPQPPPPQQSRRYWILSGVLAILISLIGTAQVYSQSTFNSDVFTLLTSLTFLEKDNFNIIDLSEGRSIEAVAFNSKSEVLATTTNLNIIQIFNFSLKQRLVTLTGQEKEFRFVTFSDDGNFVASASDDNTIKIWDIATAKNIDIFKDESNRNESKKYIMSLALNQNRDTLASVTRDSVTWDNDITVWNMINHEKIRNIKIDSDSFALAISPDGQNLASVTTKKIKLWNITTGEDNQTFTVDSDGITALAFSPNGKILASGSNDNKIQIWNLVTGKMIRTFAGHSSAITSVAFSPDGQNLVSSSEDNTIKTWRLPKFIKE from the coding sequence ATGACTACTCACCACCTAGCTATGCAGGTTTGCATAAATTTCAGTTGCCCCAAACCAATAGATCCGTTAAATGCTAATAATCCTATCTGTCGTCATTGCGGATCTGAGTTAATTTTACAAAATCGTTACAGAGTGGTGCGCTTACTTAGCGATCAAAGCGGCTTTGGAACTGTTTACGAAGTCGATGATGGCGGCAGACTCAAAATTCTCAAGGTGCTGAAACAGCATTACAACAACAACACTACAGCCCTCAAGTTATTTCAAAAAGAGGCTACTGCATTAAGTCAGCTAAATCATCCAGGGATTCCTAAGTTTGATAACTACTTTCAGATTCAATTGAGAAACAGTAGCGGTGGTGCTAATTCACCACTGCACTGCATAGTGATGGAAAAAATAGATGGTTTCACTTTAGAAGAGTGGCAAAACCAACGAGGTAATAAACCCATTTCTCAAGAGCAAGCAATTATCTGGTTAAAACAGTTAGTAGAAGTTTTAAAAACCATCCACAATCATTCGTATTTTCATCGGGATATTAAGCCATCAAATATTATGCTGCGCCCTAATGGTCAGCTAGTATTAATTGATTTTGGTAGCATTAGGGAAATGACTTATACTTACTTAGGAAAAGTCAGTGGTGCTGGAAATATTACTAAACTTACTTCTGCTGGTTACACACCACCAGAGCAAGAAAAAGGTCATGCAGTACCACAGTCTGATTTTTATGCGTTAGCTCGTACATTTGTTTATTTACTAACAGGGAAAGAACCTAATCATCAAGCTATTTATAATCCTTATAAAGACGAGCTAATTTGGCGGGGTCATGCTCGTGGGCTATCACCACATTTTGCAGATTTAATTGATGATATGATGGCTCATCAAGCCGGAAATCGCCCTAAAAACGCGCAGGAGATTTTGCAGCGTTTAAATAATCTTTCTAAAAATATACATCCACAACCGCCCCCACCTCAACAGTCAAGAAGGTATTGGATATTAAGTGGAGTATTGGCAATTTTAATTAGTTTGATAGGAACTGCTCAAGTTTATTCGCAATCTACCTTTAATAGCGATGTTTTCACACTATTAACTTCATTAACGTTTTTAGAAAAAGATAATTTTAATATTATTGATTTAAGTGAGGGTAGATCAATAGAAGCAGTTGCTTTTAATTCAAAAAGCGAGGTTTTAGCTACTACTACTAATTTAAATATTATTCAAATTTTTAATTTCTCCCTTAAACAAAGACTTGTTACCTTAACTGGTCAGGAAAAAGAATTTCGTTTTGTTACTTTTAGCGATGATGGCAATTTTGTAGCTAGTGCTAGTGATGACAATACTATCAAAATTTGGGATATAGCTACTGCAAAAAACATTGATATTTTCAAAGATGAGTCAAACAGAAATGAGTCAAAAAAATATATTATGTCCCTAGCTCTCAACCAGAATCGTGACACTTTGGCTAGTGTTACTCGGGATAGTGTTACTTGGGACAATGATATTACAGTTTGGAACATGATCAATCATGAAAAAATTCGTAATATCAAAATTGATTCCGACTCTTTTGCTCTGGCAATCAGTCCAGACGGACAAAATTTAGCTAGTGTAACTACTAAAAAAATTAAACTTTGGAATATTACAACTGGAGAAGATAATCAAACATTTACAGTCGATTCAGATGGTATTACTGCTTTAGCTTTTAGTCCCAATGGAAAAATTTTAGCAAGTGGAAGCAATGATAACAAAATTCAAATCTGGAATCTAGTTACTGGCAAAATGATTCGCACTTTTGCGGGTCATTCTAGCGCAATTACCTCGGTTGCTTTCAGTCCAGATGGACAAAATTTAGTTAGTAGTAGTGAGGACAATACCATTAAAACTTGGCGATTACCAAAATTTATTAAAGAGTAA
- the cax gene encoding calcium/proton exchanger: MNIKNILSFGLLIFIPISIAAHFLEWSALTVFITSALAILPLAIWLSTATEEIAVVTGPSIGGLLNAIFGNATELIIALIILKEGLIDIVKASITGTILSNLLLVMGLSMFLGGLRYKEQSFQPVVARVNATSMTVAMVAILLPTAVIYTSKVNQVVATRNLSIAVAVVLIIVYALTLLFSLRTHSYLYDVGLVESEENEPTSEAKATPHKTNLWLWGGVLLASTTGVAIESELLVGGLEEATAGLGLSPTFTGVILLPLIGGAAEYITAVRVAMKNNMELSVSVAMGSSLLIALFVAPLLVLVGLFIGQPMDLDFDIFQVIAVAIAVGIANLVSLDGTSNWLEGTLLLATYTILGLAFYFHPV; the protein is encoded by the coding sequence ATGAATATCAAAAACATCCTTTCTTTTGGTTTATTAATCTTTATTCCTATTTCGATTGCGGCTCACTTTTTAGAGTGGAGTGCGCTTACGGTTTTCATTACTTCTGCATTAGCTATTTTGCCCCTAGCTATCTGGCTAAGTACAGCTACAGAAGAAATTGCTGTAGTCACTGGCCCTTCGATTGGCGGTTTATTAAATGCTATTTTTGGCAATGCAACTGAATTAATTATTGCTTTAATCATTCTTAAAGAAGGCTTAATTGATATTGTCAAAGCTAGTATTACTGGTACTATCCTGAGTAACTTGCTCCTAGTAATGGGACTTTCTATGTTCCTCGGTGGTTTACGATATAAAGAGCAGAGTTTTCAACCAGTGGTAGCGCGGGTAAATGCTACTTCTATGACAGTAGCAATGGTGGCGATTTTGTTGCCTACTGCGGTTATTTATACTTCCAAAGTGAATCAAGTTGTAGCTACTCGTAATTTATCAATTGCAGTAGCAGTAGTTTTAATCATAGTTTACGCTTTAACACTGCTGTTTTCATTACGCACACACAGCTACCTATATGATGTGGGGCTAGTAGAATCGGAGGAAAATGAGCCAACTTCTGAGGCAAAGGCAACGCCCCACAAAACTAATTTATGGTTATGGGGAGGTGTGTTATTAGCTAGTACAACAGGAGTGGCAATTGAGTCAGAATTGTTAGTAGGAGGGTTAGAGGAAGCAACTGCTGGTTTAGGTCTTAGTCCGACGTTTACCGGAGTAATTCTTTTACCCTTAATTGGTGGTGCAGCAGAATATATAACTGCTGTGCGGGTAGCAATGAAAAATAATATGGAACTTTCTGTTTCTGTAGCAATGGGTTCTAGTCTGCTAATTGCTTTGTTTGTTGCGCCGCTTTTAGTATTAGTAGGACTATTCATTGGTCAGCCAATGGATTTGGATTTTGATATATTTCAAGTAATAGCTGTGGCTATAGCTGTAGGAATTGCTAATTTGGTAAGTTTGGATGGTACTTCTAACTGGTTAGAAGGAACACTATTGTTAGCAACTTACACGATTTTAGGGTTGGCTTTCTACTTTCATCCCGTCTAA
- a CDS encoding WD40 repeat domain-containing protein encodes MTRKSISAYIFTALAVTSAAVTTVNISNSVAQTPHTRHSTLNAKANSKWQSPKLIRTIQGFTQIVGAIAITPDGQNIVAGSDSGAIKIWNLNTGKLVRSLNGHTDSVLSLAISPNGKTVVSASGVNEQAVKIWDLKTGVVIKTIQKPDWFVKSVAISPDNKQLALGIWNTGTSKPQVEVLNLSTGTTIYSLQGSSESNLTVQFSPNGKILASGNEDSTIQLWDLATGNLINTLNHGAAVRAIAFSRDSKSLISESYTQTVKVWNVQTGELLSTPIADSGIVFVNAVAVRPQGDLFASALGGENGVFNIFDLATGKVISPVTGYSGVVSAVAFTPNGQTLVSGNSDGSISIWQGK; translated from the coding sequence ATGACCCGTAAATCAATTTCTGCTTATATTTTCACTGCTTTAGCAGTTACCAGTGCCGCAGTTACTACAGTTAATATTTCTAATTCAGTTGCTCAAACCCCCCATACTAGGCACTCTACCTTAAATGCTAAAGCTAACTCTAAATGGCAAAGTCCTAAATTAATTCGCACTATTCAAGGATTTACACAAATTGTGGGTGCGATCGCAATTACCCCAGATGGACAAAATATTGTCGCTGGTAGTGATAGCGGTGCAATCAAAATATGGAATTTAAATACTGGTAAGTTAGTTCGCAGCTTGAATGGACATACAGATTCAGTTTTATCACTTGCTATTAGTCCAAATGGTAAAACTGTTGTTAGTGCAAGTGGTGTAAATGAGCAAGCTGTGAAAATATGGGATTTAAAAACTGGCGTAGTAATTAAAACGATTCAAAAACCTGACTGGTTTGTGAAATCTGTAGCTATTAGTCCAGATAACAAACAACTTGCGCTGGGTATTTGGAATACAGGAACCAGCAAACCCCAAGTAGAAGTATTAAATCTGAGTACAGGTACAACAATTTATAGCTTACAGGGTTCTAGCGAGTCTAATTTGACTGTCCAGTTTAGCCCGAATGGGAAAATTTTAGCTAGTGGTAATGAAGATAGCACTATCCAACTATGGGATCTGGCTACGGGTAACTTGATCAATACATTAAATCATGGTGCGGCTGTGAGAGCGATCGCATTTAGTCGGGATAGCAAATCTTTAATCAGCGAAAGTTACACTCAAACAGTTAAAGTTTGGAATGTGCAAACAGGCGAACTACTCTCCACACCCATTGCTGACTCAGGCATAGTTTTTGTCAATGCTGTTGCTGTACGCCCTCAAGGTGATTTATTTGCCAGTGCTTTAGGGGGAGAAAACGGTGTATTCAATATTTTTGATTTAGCAACTGGAAAAGTGATTAGTCCGGTTACAGGTTATTCTGGTGTAGTTTCTGCCGTTGCTTTCACTCCTAACGGGCAAACTTTAGTTAGTGGGAACTCTGACGGCAGTATTTCAATCTGGCAAGGAAAATAA
- the cax gene encoding calcium/proton exchanger, with the protein MISLEKLFSLLLLFIPISIAAHFLHWGASIVFITACLGIIPLAAWMGTATEEIAVVLGPSLGGLLNATFGNATELIISLVALNAGLIDVVKASITGSIISNLLLVMGFSMLLGGIRYKEQEFQPVIAGVNASSMTLAVIAILLPTAMDYTSSGIDEATIQRLSIAVAVVLILVYGLTLLFSMKTHSYLYHVGLAELEPSELSEVNLAPDTATDEVNLPLWIGVLLGCTLLVAVESELLVDSLEVATSQLGLTTLFTGVILVPIIGNAAEHATAVTVAMKNKMDLSLGVAVGSSMQIALFVAPVLVLAGWFIGKPMDLDFNPFELVAVVVAVLIANSISADGKSNWLEGVLLLAAYIILALAFYFHPVISGIG; encoded by the coding sequence ATGATCAGTCTAGAAAAACTTTTTTCACTACTATTATTATTCATTCCCATTTCCATTGCGGCGCACTTTTTACACTGGGGAGCAAGTATTGTGTTTATCACAGCTTGTTTAGGGATCATTCCACTCGCTGCTTGGATGGGAACCGCTACTGAAGAAATTGCCGTTGTCCTTGGCCCCTCATTAGGAGGCTTGTTAAATGCCACCTTTGGTAATGCAACAGAATTAATTATCTCACTCGTTGCCCTCAATGCAGGACTTATAGATGTCGTTAAAGCTAGTATCACTGGATCAATTATCAGTAACTTGCTGCTAGTGATGGGTTTTTCGATGTTACTAGGAGGTATCCGCTATAAAGAGCAAGAATTTCAGCCAGTTATAGCTGGAGTGAATGCCTCATCAATGACTTTAGCTGTAATTGCAATTCTGCTACCAACAGCAATGGATTATACCTCCAGTGGTATTGATGAAGCGACAATTCAACGGCTTTCCATAGCAGTAGCAGTTGTTTTAATCTTGGTTTATGGGCTAACCCTGCTATTTTCTATGAAAACTCACTCCTATCTCTATCATGTGGGTTTAGCAGAGTTGGAGCCATCAGAGTTATCTGAGGTTAATTTAGCACCAGATACTGCCACAGATGAAGTTAACTTGCCTTTGTGGATTGGGGTTTTATTAGGTTGTACCTTATTAGTAGCTGTGGAGTCAGAACTTTTAGTTGACTCTCTGGAAGTAGCAACTTCGCAGTTAGGGCTAACAACTTTATTTACAGGGGTGATTTTAGTTCCCATCATTGGTAATGCTGCTGAACACGCAACTGCTGTTACTGTCGCAATGAAGAATAAGATGGATCTTTCTCTGGGCGTTGCAGTTGGTTCTAGTATGCAAATTGCCTTATTTGTCGCCCCAGTTTTAGTGTTAGCAGGGTGGTTTATTGGTAAACCAATGGACTTGGATTTTAATCCATTTGAATTGGTAGCGGTAGTAGTTGCAGTGTTAATTGCCAATTCTATTAGTGCTGATGGTAAGTCTAATTGGTTAGAAGGTGTGTTGCTGTTAGCTGCTTATATAATTTTGGCTTTGGCTTTTTACTTCCATCCTGTCATTAGTGGGATTGGGTAA